Within Metabacillus sp. KUDC1714, the genomic segment ATGGGTTGGTGTAAAGCAATCTAGAATGAAGCGTGAGCATGTTATGAAGAGAAAAGACGCAGCTGACTTACAAGCTGTACAAAATGATCAAATTCATTTACTTGAAGAATCATTATTCTGTAGACCCTCTCCTCGTTTGCTTGTTGGTTTACAAAAGCTCTCATACTTATTACATCCAGACTATTTCCCAGCATCTCATCCAATAGAAACGTAATAAAACAAAAAGCTAGTAGGCAATACTAGCTTTTTGTTTTACTTTTTATATACTTTTGCCTAAAAACTTGCATTGATTCCTCTTCATTCAAACGCTCTAATTGTTCTTCCGTTAATTTACCTTCGCCCATTTTCACAACATATACATCTAATTGCTTCTTCCCCCAATTATTGTATACGTCTGTTACCGTCTCATAATAGAGATCTAATCTATTACCTTTTATTGCACCGCCTATATCTGCCACGACTCCATAACCATATCCTGGAATAAAAAGAATAGTCCCAATCGGAAATACACTTGTATCTGCAGCAACAGTCGAGTATAAATCACGTTTTACTTTTACACCTGAATATGTAATTCCATAACTTGGATGGTTGGGATATTTACCAGTAGATTCTACACCTGCTGTATAACCTGTTGCGATAACTTTTTTTGTAGGATACTGAGACCAATCAAAAGCATCTTCAAGTGATACATCGTGATTAATTGTTTCAACACTTGAGGAAACCTGTGTTTCAATAGTTGGTTCATTATTCATTGATTTAAACGTTAACCCTAAAACTCTGAAGGAATCATCATCCTCATTTACATTTACATGATCGAGGGTTTCACTTGAACTTGAAACTTTAAGATCGTACCAGTTCTTAACGTCCTCTGCTTCTACACCTGATATCGCTTCAAACGTTGTTGTTAATGCCCCTAAAAATAATAAGGCCATAAACATCCTTTTACTAACTCTCTTTATACTTATCATTTATTTCCTATTCACTCCTCTCACAAATCTATTCGTTCCCACATTAGAGAGAGAATATTCACAAACAGGAAAAATACATATATTAACAGTTTAAAAGCGTCCACTAAAATCTTTAATAATAAAGGAGGAATTTCTAAGTAAATACTCAAAATAGAAAACACAAAAAAGCCTGTCACCCTAAAGTGTCAGACTTCTCATTTAAGTATAAAAAGATTCACCTAAAACATTTGGTACCCTCTTTTACGGAGCATTTTAATAACAACTCCAGA encodes:
- a CDS encoding 3D domain-containing protein — its product is MISIKRVSKRMFMALLFLGALTTTFEAISGVEAEDVKNWYDLKVSSSSETLDHVNVNEDDDSFRVLGLTFKSMNNEPTIETQVSSSVETINHDVSLEDAFDWSQYPTKKVIATGYTAGVESTGKYPNHPSYGITYSGVKVKRDLYSTVAADTSVFPIGTILFIPGYGYGVVADIGGAIKGNRLDLYYETVTDVYNNWGKKQLDVYVVKMGEGKLTEEQLERLNEEESMQVFRQKYIKSKTKS